One genomic window of Streptococcus mitis includes the following:
- a CDS encoding enoyl-CoA hydratase: protein MEHIIYQLEEDLAILTLNRPEVANGFHIPMCEEILEALTLAEEDPAVHFVLINANGKVFSVGGDLVEMKRAVDEDDIPSLTKIAELVNTISYKIKQIAKPVLMEVDGAVAGAAANMAVAADFCLATDKAKFIQAFVGVGLAPDAGGIHLLSRSIGVTRAVQLAMTGEALTADKALEWGLVYRVCEADKLEKTREQLLKKLRRGSSNSYVAIKKLVCESQFKDWQDYATLELKLQESLAQTEDFKEGVRAHSERRRPKFTGK, encoded by the coding sequence ATGGAACATATTATATATCAGCTTGAAGAGGACTTGGCAATTCTTACCTTGAATCGTCCTGAGGTCGCGAATGGTTTTCATATCCCTATGTGTGAGGAGATTTTAGAAGCTCTGACTTTGGCAGAAGAGGATCCGGCTGTGCATTTTGTCTTAATCAACGCGAATGGCAAAGTCTTCTCCGTTGGGGGAGATTTGGTTGAGATGAAGCGGGCAGTGGATGAGGATGATATTCCATCATTGACGAAAATCGCAGAATTGGTCAATACGATTTCTTATAAAATCAAGCAAATAGCCAAACCTGTTTTGATGGAGGTTGATGGGGCTGTTGCAGGTGCCGCAGCGAATATGGCTGTTGCTGCAGATTTCTGTTTAGCGACCGATAAGGCTAAATTTATCCAAGCCTTTGTTGGAGTTGGTTTGGCTCCAGATGCAGGTGGGATTCATCTCTTGAGTCGTAGTATTGGTGTGACTCGTGCTGTTCAATTAGCTATGACAGGAGAAGCTTTAACGGCAGACAAAGCTTTAGAATGGGGCTTGGTTTATCGAGTCTGTGAAGCTGACAAACTCGAAAAGACCAGAGAACAGCTTCTTAAAAAATTAAGACGTGGTTCAAGTAATTCCTATGTTGCCATCAAGAAGTTGGTTTGTGAGAGTCAATTTAAAGATTGGCAAGATTATGCTACTTTAGAATTGAAGCTACAGGAATCTTTGGCCCAAACAGAGGATTTCAAAGAGGGAGTTCGGGCTCATTCGGAGAGAAGAAGGCCTAAATTTACAGGAAAATAA
- a CDS encoding aspartate kinase — MKVVKFGGSSLASASQLEKVLNIVKSDSERRFVVVSAPGKRNAEDTKVTDALIKYYRDYVAGNDISKSQNWIIDRYAAMVSELGLKPAVLEKISKSIRALASLPIEENEFLYDTFLAAGENNNAKLIAAYFNQNGLDARYVHPREAGIVVTSEPGHARIIPSSYDKIEELTNTNEVLVIPGFFGVTKENQICTFSRGGSDITGSIIAAGVKADLYENFTDVDGIFAAHPGIIHQPHSIPELTYREMRELAYAGFSVLHDEALLPAYRGKIPLVIKNTNNPDHPGTRIVLKHSSDEFPVVGIAGDSGFVSINMSKYLMNREVGFGRKVLQILEDLNIGWEHMPTGIDDLSIILRSRELTPIKEEEILRQLVQKAEVDHAEIEHDLSIIMIVGEKMKSHIGVTATATRALSENKINIQMMSQGSSEVSIMFVVHKDQEKAAIKALYNAFFGESKED, encoded by the coding sequence ATGAAGGTTGTTAAATTTGGAGGTAGCTCTCTTGCCTCTGCTAGTCAATTAGAAAAAGTTTTAAACATCGTCAAAAGCGATTCAGAGCGTCGTTTTGTCGTCGTTTCTGCGCCTGGTAAACGCAATGCTGAAGATACTAAGGTTACGGATGCCTTGATTAAATACTATCGCGACTATGTTGCTGGTAACGATATTAGCAAGAGTCAAAACTGGATTATCGACCGCTATGCTGCTATGGTTAGTGAACTAGGTCTTAAACCAGCTGTTCTAGAAAAAATTTCAAAAAGCATTCGTGCCTTGGCAAGTCTTCCTATCGAAGAAAACGAATTTCTCTACGATACTTTCCTAGCAGCGGGTGAAAATAACAATGCTAAATTGATCGCAGCCTACTTTAATCAAAATGGCCTCGATGCACGCTATGTTCACCCGAGAGAAGCTGGTATTGTGGTCACAAGTGAACCTGGTCACGCTCGCATTATTCCATCAAGTTATGACAAAATTGAAGAATTGACAAATACAAATGAAGTTCTTGTCATTCCTGGTTTCTTTGGAGTTACCAAGGAAAATCAAATCTGTACCTTCTCACGTGGAGGATCAGACATTACAGGTTCTATCATTGCTGCCGGTGTTAAGGCAGACCTCTATGAAAACTTTACAGACGTTGATGGTATCTTTGCGGCTCACCCAGGAATCATCCACCAACCACACTCGATTCCTGAGTTAACCTACCGTGAAATGCGTGAGTTGGCTTATGCAGGATTCTCAGTTCTTCATGACGAAGCTCTTCTCCCTGCCTATCGAGGAAAAATTCCTCTGGTTATCAAGAATACCAACAACCCTGACCATCCAGGTACTCGTATCGTTCTAAAACACAGTAGTGATGAATTTCCAGTTGTGGGAATTGCTGGTGACTCAGGCTTTGTCAGCATCAACATGTCGAAATACCTCATGAATCGTGAAGTTGGATTTGGTCGCAAGGTTCTGCAAATCCTTGAAGATCTTAACATCGGTTGGGAACATATGCCAACAGGTATCGACGATCTTTCAATCATCCTCCGTTCTCGCGAACTAACTCCTATCAAGGAAGAAGAAATCCTTCGTCAGTTGGTTCAAAAGGCTGAAGTAGACCATGCAGAAATCGAGCACGACCTTTCAATCATTATGATTGTTGGAGAAAAAATGAAGAGTCATATCGGAGTTACTGCTACTGCGACACGTGCTCTATCTGAAAATAAGATCAACATCCAGATGATGTCTCAAGGTTCTAGTGAAGTATCTATCATGTTTGTTGTCCATAAGGACCAAGAGAAAGCAGCTATTAAAGCCCTCTACAATGCCTTTTTCGGTGAAAGTAAGGAAGACTAA
- a CDS encoding TDT family transporter gives MKKLPLVFSGCLLGLAGAGNLILDTLPFLSHLFSLTGLILWIYFLILHLFNWKETKQELTKPPLLSGMATFPMAGMILSTYVFRVFSHLPLVAQGLWWFSFLLDLALIAGFTIKFACPGRRVHATPSWTVLYVGIAVAALTYPLVGIIEIAYATLSFGFLLTFYLYPLIYSDLKKTPLPLALLGQEGIYCAPFSLLLASLVRVGGESLPTWLMIVMILASQSFFFFVLTRLPNILKQGFQPSFSALTFPTIITATSLKMAQGILKLPFLDYLVLAETVICLTILFFVLGAYLIWLRKKV, from the coding sequence ATGAAAAAACTCCCCTTGGTATTTTCTGGTTGTTTGCTAGGTTTGGCAGGAGCTGGAAATCTTATTTTAGATACGTTGCCGTTTCTGTCCCATCTTTTTAGTCTGACAGGTTTGATTTTGTGGATTTACTTTCTAATTCTGCATCTGTTTAATTGGAAGGAAACCAAGCAAGAGTTGACCAAGCCCCCTCTTTTATCAGGAATGGCCACCTTTCCCATGGCTGGGATGATTTTATCTACCTATGTCTTTCGTGTATTTTCTCATCTTCCTTTAGTAGCGCAAGGGCTCTGGTGGTTTTCATTTCTCTTGGATTTGGCCTTGATTGCTGGTTTCACTATAAAGTTTGCTTGTCCGGGTCGGAGGGTTCATGCCACTCCTAGCTGGACGGTTCTCTATGTGGGGATAGCAGTAGCAGCCTTGACCTATCCTCTTGTAGGCATCATAGAAATTGCCTATGCTACCTTGAGTTTTGGATTTCTCTTGACCTTCTATCTCTACCCGCTTATTTATAGCGATTTAAAGAAAACTCCACTCCCACTAGCACTGCTTGGACAGGAAGGAATCTACTGTGCTCCCTTCTCTCTGCTCTTGGCTTCTCTAGTTCGAGTTGGAGGAGAGAGTCTACCAACTTGGCTCATGATTGTCATGATCTTGGCTTCCCAATCCTTCTTTTTCTTTGTTTTGACTCGCCTGCCCAATATTTTAAAACAAGGCTTTCAACCATCCTTCTCAGCACTCACTTTCCCAACCATTATCACAGCTACTTCGCTCAAGATGGCTCAGGGAATCTTGAAACTTCCATTTCTGGATTATTTGGTACTGGCTGAAACGGTTATATGCCTAACTATTTTATTCTTTGTATTAGGCGCTTATCTGATTTGGTTACGAAAAAAGGTCTAG
- a CDS encoding DUF956 family protein, whose product MAQSLNKTVLLNTTGTSYLSIAGKVGKFLVGDQALEFYPDVNVEQFIQIPWSHINQIGANVTGRKISRHFEVFTDRGKFLFASKDSGAILKIAREKLGNDKVVKLPTLIQTIGQKFKNLFAKK is encoded by the coding sequence ATGGCTCAATCACTTAACAAAACAGTGCTCCTCAATACGACAGGCACCTCCTACCTCTCTATAGCTGGAAAAGTTGGGAAATTCCTTGTCGGAGATCAGGCTTTGGAATTTTATCCCGATGTCAATGTTGAACAATTTATCCAGATTCCTTGGAGCCATATCAACCAAATTGGAGCTAATGTTACTGGTCGCAAAATCAGTCGCCACTTCGAAGTCTTTACAGACAGAGGAAAATTCCTCTTTGCTTCAAAAGACTCAGGTGCCATTCTCAAAATTGCTCGTGAAAAACTGGGCAATGACAAGGTCGTCAAGCTTCCGACCCTGATTCAAACCATTGGTCAAAAATTTAAAAATCTATTTGCAAAAAAGTAG
- the serS gene encoding serine--tRNA ligase, which yields MLDIKRIRTDFDAVAEKLATRGVDAAILNEMKEIDAKRRDILVKVETLKAERNTVSAEIAQAKRNKENADDKIAAMQTLSAEVKALDAELAEIDAKLTEFTTTLPNIPADSVPVGADEDDNVEVRRWGTPREFDFEPKAHWDLGEDLGILDWERGGKVTGARFLFYKGLGARLERAIYNFMLDEHGKEGYTEVITPYMVNHDSMFGTGQYPKFKEDTFELSDSNYVLIPTAEVPLTNYYRDEILDGKDLPIYFTAMSPSFRSEAGSAGRDTRGLIRLHQFHKVEMVKFAKPEESYEELEKMTANAENILQKLNLPYRVVALSTGDMGFSAAKTYDLEVWIPAQNTYREISSCSNTEDFQARRAQIRYRDEADGKVKLLHTLNGSGLAVGRTVAAILENYQNEDGSVTIPEALRPYMGGAEVIKP from the coding sequence ATGTTAGATATCAAACGTATTCGTACAGACTTTGATGCTGTCGCAGAAAAATTAGCTACACGTGGTGTAGATGCTGCTATCTTGAATGAGATGAAAGAAATCGATGCTAAACGTCGTGACATCTTGGTCAAGGTTGAAACTTTAAAAGCAGAACGTAACACAGTTTCTGCTGAGATTGCCCAAGCTAAGCGCAACAAGGAAAATGCAGATGACAAGATTGCTGCCATGCAAACTCTATCTGCTGAGGTTAAAGCCTTGGATGCTGAATTGGCAGAAATCGATGCTAAATTGACAGAATTCACCACTACTCTTCCAAACATCCCAGCTGACAGCGTTCCTGTTGGGGCTGACGAAGACGACAATGTGGAAGTTCGCCGTTGGGGTACTCCACGTGAGTTTGACTTCGAACCTAAAGCTCACTGGGATCTTGGTGAAGACCTTGGTATCCTTGATTGGGAACGTGGTGGTAAGGTAACAGGCGCTCGTTTCCTCTTCTATAAAGGTCTCGGTGCTCGTTTGGAGCGTGCTATCTATAACTTTATGTTGGATGAACATGGAAAAGAAGGCTATACGGAAGTCATCACGCCTTACATGGTTAATCATGACTCTATGTTTGGTACTGGTCAATATCCAAAATTCAAGGAAGATACTTTCGAACTCAGCGACAGCAATTACGTCCTTATTCCTACAGCTGAGGTTCCTCTGACAAACTACTACCGTGATGAAATCCTTGATGGTAAAGACCTGCCAATCTACTTCACTGCTATGAGTCCTTCATTCCGTTCTGAGGCTGGTTCTGCTGGTCGTGATACTCGTGGCTTGATTCGTTTGCACCAATTCCACAAGGTTGAAATGGTTAAATTTGCCAAACCAGAAGAATCTTACGAAGAATTAGAAAAAATGACAGCCAATGCTGAAAACATCCTTCAAAAACTTAACCTTCCATACCGTGTCGTTGCTCTCTCTACTGGAGATATGGGCTTCTCAGCTGCCAAAACTTACGACTTAGAAGTTTGGATTCCAGCACAAAACACCTACCGTGAAATCTCAAGCTGTTCAAACACAGAAGATTTCCAAGCTCGTCGTGCCCAAATCCGTTACCGTGATGAAGCAGATGGCAAGGTGAAATTGCTCCATACCTTGAACGGTTCTGGACTTGCAGTCGGACGTACAGTGGCTGCTATTCTTGAAAACTACCAAAATGAAGATGGTTCTGTGACCATCCCAGAAGCACTTCGTCCATACATGGGTGGAGCTGAAGTTATCAAACCATAA